The genomic region CGGCCTGCAGGTGCTCCCGCCGGGCAGCGACAACTGGATTCCCGTGGAGCCGATTCCGGGGGCCCTGGTGGTCAACCTCGGGGAGATGCTCGAAGTCGCCACGCAGGGCTACCTTGCGGCCACCATCCACCGCGTCGAGGCGCCCCCGCCCGGCGTGGACCGCTACACGGTCCCGTTCTTCTTCTCGCCCCGGCTCGACGCCGTGATCGAACCGGTGCCCCTTCCGCTCGCGCTCGCGGCCCGGGCCCGGGGCATCACCGACGATCCGGACAACCCGATGCTCGCGTCCTACGGCGCCAACGTGCTCAAAGGCTGGCTGCGCGCCCACCCGGAGGTTGCCCGGATCCATCACCCCGGACTCGTCCGGGCCCCCGGGCAGTCGTGAACGGCAGTCGTGAACGGCAGTCCTGAACGGCAGTCCTGAACGGCATTCCTGAACGCTCCCGGTGACAGGGCAGCGTCACCGGCGGGGCTTGCCGTGTCAGGCTTTTCGCGGTGCGGCGGCAGCGGCGAGCGAGGCCAGGCCCTTTTCGAAGTCCGCGCCGACCACCTTGTCCATGTTCATGAACAAGGCAAACACCTTGCCGATGCCCTTGTTCTCTCCGGTCATCGTCCACGTGACCTGGGTGCCGCCGGCCGACGGCGCGAACGTGAAACTGGTGGGGTTGACGGCTTTGAAGGGCTTGGTGAACTCCAGGCGGACCTTGATGCTCCGCGGCCTGTCCGTGTCCACGATTTCCATCGTGCCGGAGCCGGCCTTGCGGTTCCCGCTCCAGGCGTATTTGGCGCCGACACCGGATTCGCTGCCGGAGTAGCTCCGTTCCATGGCAGGATCGACTGCCTCCCACGGGGACCACTTGGTCCATTCACGGAAGCTGTTGACCAGCGGAAAGATGTCCTCGGCGGGTGCGGGAATGACTGCGCTGCGGGAAATTTCGAAGGTAGACATGCCGCCATCCTAGGGGCTGGCCGGCCCGGGAAGGCGCAGGTCAGCATAAGCCAGGCACAACAGGCACCACCAGCACAACAGGTACAGGACGGGCAGAAGACGGCCAGCTCAGCCCTGCAGCGGGATCACGTCAATCCCCCCGTGCTGATCGGCCACAACCAGAACCCGGGCCGCCGCCACGCCTTCCAGTGCTGCCGCCAGCTGCTCCTCCTGCGCTCCTGTGTTGCCAGCAACCTCTCCGCCGGCAACACCCGCCACGCCGCCGTCGGCACCGCCGTCGGCACCGCCGTCGGCCCGCTTCCAGACCGTGACGCCGGCCCCGGTGACCTCGTCGATGACCCGCCGCAGCGGTGCGGAGTCGGATCCTGCCACGAGGATCACGTGGCCGATGGTTCGCGGACGGACCGGGCCGGCCGCAGCAGGGCCGGCCGCAGAAAGGACACGGTCCTGCCGCCACACCGCGAAGTGGTATCCGGACACGAGCCCGGTGGCGACCAAAAGCCCCAGGGGTGCGCGGATCCGGTCCACGAGGCTTCCGCCGCTGACATCGCCCAGGAAGAACTCAAACATCCGGAAGCCGATTACCAACAGAGTGACCACGGCCACCACGGCGCTCAGGCCGAACACGGCCACCAGGTAGATCCGCCGCGCGTTCAGCCCGGCACCCGCCGCCGCCGGCTCCAGGGGCCGCCACGCGAGCCACCACACCGGCCCGCCAACCAGGAGGGAACTGATTCCCGCAAGCAGCAGTGTCCGCGCCCCGGCGCCGGCCAGCGGCGTCGCCGTCATGGCGAGGACCGAGTTGACGATCACGCCGATCCCGGACGCTGCCGCGACCAGGGCGACGCCGGAGGTCACCAGCCTGCCGCCCTGGAGGGTGGCCTCCGAGCGCCCGCGCGCGATCTTGCGGTGGTAGACCCAGACGAGGGTGCCGATGGCGGCCGCGGACACGGCCGGCGCGAGGGGCTCCAGCAGGAGCTCCAGCGGTTCGGTACGGTCAAACAGCAGCCGGAGGACCACAAAAAGCGCAACGCCGGCTCCGCCCAGGGTGAGAACACCCGCCCCGAGCACCCCGACCGTGATGAGCGCGACGTCGGCCAGCCCGGTCCGCAGCCTCCGGCCGCCATCGTGCCTCCAATGCCACCACCAGACGGCGGTTCCGCCAACGGCCCAGACCAGGGACTGCAGCGCCGAAACCCACCAGGGCTTACCCACCGAGACCTCAGTCGTGGAACCCCGCAGGGCGGCATCCAACAGCGTGGACAGGGCTGCGACAGCGCCGCCCACGCCCAGCACGAGCCCCAGCACCGAGCCAAGCACCGTGGGGACGTCGGCCAGTTCTGTCGGACTCTTCCGGGGGTGACGCCACATCCACCGGTGCCAGGCCCAGACCGCAGCCCACACCAGGCCGGTGGCCAGGGACAGCCGCCATTCCGGGCCCTGCCCGCCGATCAGCGAAGAGATTGTATTCAGCACGTTGGTGGAGGCGATGAGCAGGGCCAGCAGGTAGGCGCCGGCCAGGTAGAGACCCCAGCCAATGGCGGACCGCTCCTCCGGATCGTCGAGCCGCCGCCATACCGCCCACCACAGAAGGGCGGCGAGCGGCCCGCCGATCAGGGCAAAAGCCAGCGACCGCGCCAGCCCGGCGACGTCGTCAGTGGCCAGTTCCGTCCCGGTCACCAGCAGCCGGCCCAGCAGTCCGCCGAGCCCGACGGCGGCGGTCACCACCAGCGCGAACAGCAGCGCGTAGGTGATCAGCCGGCGCACAGTCCGCTGGGCGCTCATTGCTTCGCCTGTCCCGGGCACACTGTCAGCTGCCAGGGTGCGGTGTCGATCAGCCAGCCGTTGCCGGACCGAACGAGGTCGAAGACATCCTCCACCTGGTATTCGGCACTGCCGAACGGGCCGCCCGGCTCAGAAACGGTGATGAGCACCCTGACGTCCGCGGAGTCCGGCCTTTCGGTGGTGGAGACCAGTGTGACGCGCAGGTTCCGGGCAACGGGGCGGCCCTCGGCCGTGCATTTGTTCCGGGCGGCGGGGGTCAGGTAGGCGGAGGCGGCCGCCTCATCCCCGGCAATGACGGCGGCAGCATAGCGCTGCGCGACGCCGGCCGGCGTTGACTCGGCCAGGGGCGCAGGTTCCCCGCGGGTGAGCACCACCGCCAGCGCGACAATCACGATCACCGCGATTGCGGCCATGACGGCCAACAGGGTCCGGTCAGGCCTGGCCCGGCGCGGTTTCTCCGCCGGTCTATCCTGCGGTCCTTCCACCTGTCCCGGCGGTCCTTCGGGGGGTCCTGCGGGCTGTCCTTCAGGCTGCTGGCTCATGCCCCAAGTATGGATGCCGGGCCAGCGCACGGTCATGATGTCTTTCGCCCCCTTCCGCGGCGTCTGCGTCGACGCGGCCGATGCCAGCCACTACGCTCGGAAAATGGGAATCATGCGGAAGGCCCTCGCCGTTGTGGTTGTGCTCTTGATCGGGCTTCTCGGCGGCGCAGCTGCGGCGCTCGCCGTGACGCCGACCGCCGTCGTGGTTGAAGACCGCGCCGGCGTCCTGGACCAAAAAACCCTCCTGCCGGCAGTGGAGTCCACCGACTTCTACCAGCCCACCAAGGTGGCGGTCTACACCTACAACGGCACGGCCGCGGACAACCTGAACGAGGAGGTCCTGCGCTTCGCCCGCGCCGAACACCCCGAGTGGATCAGCCCCGACGGACAGAAGTGGGCGGACGGGCTGTTCATCTTCGCCTTGGATCCGGTGGGCCGGCATGTCGGGACGTACATGGGTGAAGACCGCAAGGTCTCCCCCGAACAACGCGAGGACATCCAGAACGCCTCCAAGGAGCTGCTCCGCGATGCCCAGTGGACCGACGGCACCATTGCCGGGATCCGCCGCGGCGCCGAACTGATCAACCAGCCGTGGTACCGGTCCACGGCCTTCCTCGTCACGGCCTGGACGGCCGTGATCGCCGCGGTCTGCGGTGCCGCGGCGTGGCTGATCGTCCGCTGGCGGACCAGGGTCTCCAGCCGGGAGGAGCTTGCACGGGGTGACGCCAGCTACGCGAATGTGAGCATGGACCTACAGGTCACCGAGCTCAACGCCAGCACCATTCCCGAGTCCTCGCGGTACGGCAGCACGGTCCTGGAGAAACACCGCACGTTCCTGAACCGCTACAACACGGCCACCGAGCTTTCCAACCAGGTGCATGCCCTTAGCAGCCGGGACCTGAGCCGCCGGCCCAACCTCAAACTGGTCCGGAGCTACGCCGATGCCGCTGCGGAACTCGATGTGCTGGATGACGTGATTGCCGATACGAATGCCCTGCTCAACCGTGGCGCATCCTGGCCGGCCGCCTGGGACCACCAGCTCGCACCGTTCCGCAGTGACCTGAACAGCCTGGAGGAGCTGCTCAGCCAGCGCAGAGCCGAGGGAGCGTCTGCGACGGCGGCCGCGTTGCGGTCCTTCCGCGATGAAAGCCGCAGCGACCTTGAACGCTGGTCATCGGAGCTGGCGGACGGCTCGATCACCCCCGAGACGGCGCTGGACCGGTTGCGTGATGCCAGGACCCATCTCTCGGAGCTTCTGAAGGACCACGCCGACACCGTGATCGACGCCTATGCCCGCAACGAGAAGGAAGCCGGTCTCATGCGCAAGGACATGGAGAGTGCGCAGGCCGGGACCAAGGCCCGATACGGTCGAGCCTACGAGCCGAGCATTCTCGGCACGGTGTATCCGTCCTACTACTTCTTCTCGGTCCCGAGCTTCAACTCCGGCTTCAGCACCGGCGTCAGCAGCGTGAGCAGCGCACGCGGCGGCGGCGCCACCACCGGGTACGGGTCCAGCGGCGGCAGCTTTTCCGGGTCCGGGAGCTCGTCGAGTTTCTAGGGCCAGGTTCCAAAGCCGGTTCCAGGGCCGGGCCCGCAGGGCGGCGGGCTTAGGGGCCGCCCCCGGTCCGTTCGACGACGAAATCACCGCCCGGGAACATGATCGTTTCATGGCCGTCATCGAACCTCACGAGGTACGGCGGCGCTCCATCGGCCCCCTTCACCTCCAGGATCAAACCGTGCCGGTCCGTGGACTCGACGGTGGTCCCTCGAATGATGATCCGGTCCCCTGCGACTGCCTTCATGGCCATCACCTGTATCTCTATTGACGCCTGTGTGCCCGAAGATCATTATTGCTCTTGACGGCTGGGGGGCGCTATGGCCTTGGACCAGGGAGCCGCGCCGTGAACAACTTTTGGGCAGTTGGCCAAGCAGGAAAAGCATTCAAAATCCTTTTCCCGGTGATCTGTTTCGTGGCAAGACCGACCCACGGCCCCGTCCCTCCCCCGGCTCACTCCGACGGCCCGGGTTACCGACGGCGCCGCAGGCCCGACCTGGTTCCCCATGACCTGCGCACCCTTGCGGGGTGCCGGCCATGATGAGCGCCATCCTCCGCTGGGTCCTGCAGTTCCGGATCCTGGTCCTGGCCGCGGCGGCGGGAATCCTGGCCCTCGGACTCACCAGCCTGCCGAGCATGTCCGTGGACGCCTTTCCGGAATTTGCCCCGCCGCAGGTGGAGATCCAGACCGAAGCACTGGGGCTCTCGGCCGCCGAGGTTGAGCAGCTCATCACCTCCCCCATGGAGGCCGACCTGCTGAACGGGGTGGCCTGGGTGGAAGCCATCCGGTCCAAGTCCGTGCCCGGCCTGTCATCCATCCAGATGGTCTTCAAACCGGGGACGGACCTTTTCCGCGCACGCCAACTGGTCTCGGAACGGCTCACCCAGGCGCGCGCACTGCCCAACGTTTCGGCAGCACCGGTACTGATGCAGCCACTGTCCTCCACCAGCCGCGTCATGATGATCCGGCTGACCTCAAAGGACATGTCGGCCATCGACATGTCCGTCCTGGCCCGGTGGACCATGAAGCCCGGGCTCCTGGCCGTGCCCGGCGTGGCGAACGTGGCCATCTGGGGCCAGCGCGACCAGCAACTCCAAGTCCTGGTGGACCCCGCGCAGCTCCAGGCCAAGGGCGTCACGCTGGACGAAGTCATCAAGACGACCGGCAACTCCGTCTGGGTTTCGCCCTTGAGCTACCTTGAGGCATCGACACCGGGCACCGGCGGCTTCTTCGAGACGGGCCACCAGCGGATCGGCGTCCAGCATGTCCTGCCGATCACCACGCCGGAGGATCTGGGCCAGGTGCCCATCGAGGGCCCGGCCGGGAACATCCTGCTCAAAGACGTGGCCACCGTGGCTACAGACCACCAGCCGCTGATTGGCGACGCCCTGCTCAGCAAGGAAGCGGAATTGTTGCTGGTCATCGAGAAGTTCCCCGAGACGAACACCATGGACGTGACCCGGGGCGTCGACGAGGCATTGCGTGCACTCCAGCCCGGCCTGCCCGGAGTCACGATCGACACCAGCGTCTACCGGCAGGCGTCCTTCATCGACGAAGAGGTCGGGACGCTCGGCATCGCGCTGCTGATTACGCTGCTGCTGATCGTTGCCTTGTTCGGCGCCTTCTTCCACTCCTGGCGCACGGCCCTGATCAGCCTCATTACGATTCCGGTGTCGCTGACCGCGGCGGCGCTGGTGCTCGATTGGCGCGGCACCGGGATGAACACCATGGTCCTGGCCGGCATGGTGCTGGCCCTGGCGGTCATAGTGGGCGATGTCGCGGAGGACCTCAACGGCATTGCCCGGGCACGGAACGCCGGCCCCGGGTCCGGGTCCGGGAAAGAAACCGCCGACGGCGGGACAGACGCCGCGCCCGCGCAAGACCGGCAACGCCGCGAATCAGTCATCCCGGAGGCCCTGCGGACAGTGCGCACGCCGATCCTCTACGCGCTGCTGATCATGGCGCTGGCCGTCACGCCTGCGCTCTTCATTGCGGGCGAGAACGGCGCTCTCTTCGGCCCCTTGGTCCAGAGCTTCCTCATCGCCCTGGTTGTGGCAATGATTGTCGCCCTCACCGTCACGGCCGCGCTCGCGTTCGTCCTTCCTGCCGGTTCCGGGGCACCGGACCGCCGCCCCCTGAAGCGGCTTGAAGGCGGTTACGGCCGGTTCGTGACGCGCCTGGCAGGGAAGACCCGGTGGGTGTTCGCCGCCGCCGCGGTTGTGGCGCTGGCCGGACTCGCCCTCGCTCCCCAGTTGACCGGCAGCCGTCCCGTGGTACCGGTGCTGGCGGACAAGACCCTGGTGGTGCACTGGAACGCGATTGCCGGCACCTCCGACCAGGAAATGAGCCGCATCACCGAGGCGGCCGCCGTCGAGCTGCGTGCCCTGCCGGGCGTGGCCAATGTCGGCGGGCACATCGGGCGCGCCATCACCTCCGATCAGGTTGGCGACGTCAGCTCCGGCGAACTGTGGGTGACCGTGGCCGCCGACGCGTCGTACGCGGATACGGCCGCCGCCGTCGACCGGGTGATCGCCGGCTATCCGGGCCTGAGCAGCAAAATCTCCACGTACCCGCAGGAACGCATCGACCAGATCCGGGAAGAAGGGGACAGCGGTTTTGCCGTCCGGGTCTTTGGACTCGACCCCGCGATCCTGCGGCAGAAGGCTGCGGAGGTCCAGCGGATCCTGGAACACACGGACGGGGTCGTTAATCCCCACGTCGACCTGCCCGCCGAACAGCCGATCGCCGAGGTCAAGGTGAACCTGGCCGCGGCCCAAAAGGCCGGAGTCGTCCCCGGTGACGTGCGGCGCGCGGCCGCCGCCCTGGTGCAGGGCATTGAAGTCGGGAACCTCTACGAACAACAGAAAGTCTTCTCGGTCATCGTGAAGGGGACTGAAGCCACCCATAACAGCCTGGACAGCCTCCGAAACCTGATCATCGACACCCCCAACGGCGGGCATGCCCGCCTCGGCGACGTCGCGCAGGTGACCATGGTGGCGAATGAGTCCGTCATCCTGCATGATGACACTTCCCGGCGCATCGATGTCAAAGCCGACATCCAGGGCCGCCCGCTGGGCGATATCCAGCGTGATATCGACGCGGGCCTGCAGCAGATGCAGTTCCCGATGTCCTATCACGCGGAGATCCTCACCCAGTACGCCCAGCAGCAAAGCAACTACCAGTGGCTCTGGCTGCTCGCGGCGGTTGCCGCGGCGGGCATCCTCGTGCTGCTGCAGACGGCGACGAGGAGCTGGCGGCTCGCCGCCCCGCTCCTCCTGGGCCTGATCCTGGCGCTGTCCGGCGGCGTGCTGGCCGCCCAGGTCACGGGCGGCGTCAACTCGCTGGTCGCCCTGGTTGCCTTCGCCGCGGTCCTGGGAATCGCTGTCCGCGGCGCCCTCCTGCTGACGGGCCATGTCAGGAGCCTGCGTGCCGCGGACGCCTCGGCGCCGTGGCCGGCCCTGGTGGTCCGCGGAACCAGGGAGCGTTTGGGACCCGTGGTGGTTTCTACCCTGATTACCGGCCTGGCGCTGCTCCCGCTGGTCCTTGCCGGCGGCGTCGTCGGAACGGAAATCATCCAGCCGCTTGCCGTGATCATCTGGGGCGGCCTGCTGACAACAACTTTCTTCACCCTGGTTGTTGTGCCCGCCGTGCTGCTTGGCTACGAGCCGAAGCAAGCCCTGAGCGAGCGGACCGGCCCGGGTACGGCTGAACGAACTGAAAGCCAGGATGCGTCATGAACTCCACACCGCCGCGGGGCAGCAGGATCCGGGCATTCATCATCGGGGCGTTGTTGACGGTGTTCACGGCAGTGGGCGTCGCCGGCTGCGCCCAGACCCCGGCAGCCGCCCCGGCCGAAGGTGAACCGGCAGTGGTCACCGAAGTGCCCGGCACGGACCTTCACCGGATCACCCTGACCGAGCACGCCGTCGAACGGGTCGGCATCAAAACGGCGACGACTGCGGTTGATCCCCAGTCCGGGAAGCTCACCGTGCCCTACGGGGCCATACTGTACGACAGCACGGGCAAGGCCTGGGTCTACACCAACCCCGAACCCCGGGTCTACGTCCGCCAGTCCATAACTATCCAGCGCATCAACGGCGACGCCGCCGTCCTGACGGACGGGCCGCCGGCAGGGACCGTGGTGGTCACGACAGGGGCCGAGGAACTTCTCGGCGCCGAATTCGACACAGGCGAGTGACATGCGCTGGCTCATCGGGATCAGCCTCCGTTTCAGGACGGTCGTCGTCGCCCTCGCATGCGCCGTGATGCTGCTCGGTTCCCTGCAGTTGAGTGCCGCGTCCGTGGATGTCTTCCCCGAGTTCGCGCCGCCCCGCGTGGAAATCCAGACCGCGTGCCTGGGACTGACCGCCCAGGAGGTCGAGGAACTCGTCAGTGTGCCGATCGAGGCCGCCGTGTCCGGCATGCCGGGTCTGGATGAGATCCGGTCAAAGTCCGTGCCGCAACTGTCATCGATCGTGCTGCTGTTCCATCAGGGCACGGACCTGCTCAACGCCCGCCAGCTTGTATCGGAGCGGATGGCCTCGGTGACCGCGGCGCTGCCCACCTGGGCGGCCCCGCCGGTGATGCTCCAGCCGCTGTCCGCGACCAGCCGCGTGATGAAGATCGGGATGACATCCTCGGAACACTCGCTCATCGAGATGTCCATGCTGTCCTACTGGACCATCCGGGCCCGGCTGCTAAGGGTCCCCGGGGTGGCCAACGTCGCCATTTGGGGCGAGCGGCTCCAGATGCTGCAGGTCCAGGTCGAGCCGGACAAGCTCAAGGCCCAGAACGTCTCCCTCAACCAGGTCATGGAAGTCACCGCCGGCGCCCTCGACGCCGGGCTGCTGAAATACTCACCCGGACGGTTCATCGGCACGGGCGGCTTCATCGACAGCCCGTCCCAGCGCATGGGCGTCCGCCACGTCCAGCCGATCCAGACTCCCGCTGACCTGGCCCAGGTGACCATCCGGGAAAAGGACGGCGTGGCTCTGCATCTGGGAGATGTGGCCCAGGTTGTGGAGGACCATCAGCCGCTCATTGGTGATGCCGTGATCAACAACGGACACGGACTCATGCTGATCGTCGAAAAGCTGCCATGGGGTAACACCCTGGACGTGACCCGGGGAGTTGAGGAGGCCCTGCACGAGCTGCAGCCGGGCCTGAGCGGCATCCACTTCGACACCACAATCTTCCGCCCCGCCAGCTTCGTTGAGGAGGCGATCTCCAACCTCAGCGTCGCGCTGCTGCTGGGCTGCCTGCTTGTCGTCATGATCCTCATCGCCTTCCTCTTCCAATGGCGCACGGCCCTGATCAGCATCATCGCCATCCCGTTGTCCCTGCTCACCGCCGCACTGGTGCTCTATTTCACGTCCAGCGCGATCAACACAATGGTCCTCGCGGGGCTGGTCATCGCCGTGGGCGTCGTGGTGGATGACGCGATCATCGACGTCGAGAACATCATGCGCCGGCTCCGGCAGCGCCGGGCCCAGGGCATTAATGGCTCCGGCAGTGATGAATCGGCGTCCTCGGTGGTCCTGAAAGCCTCCCTGGAGATGCGGAGTCCGATCGTCTACGCCACCTTGATCATCGTGGTCGCCGCCGTGCCGATCTTCTTCCTCGACGGGCTGACCGGCGTCTTCTTCCGGCCGCTGGCCGTCGCCTACACCCTTGCGGTCCTTGCCTCCATGCTCGTGGCGCTGACCGTCACGCCGGCCCTGGCCCTGATCCTGCTGGGCAACGCCAAACTGGAAGAACGCGACCCGCCGCTGGTCCGCGTGCTCAAACGCGGCTACCACACGGCCCTGTCCAAGGCCATGAACCGGCCCCGGTACGGCTACGTGGGCTTTGGCGTGCTGGCGACGGTGGGCCTGGTCATTGCTCCCCTGATGGGCTCGTCCCTGTTCCCCACGTTCAAGGAAAGAGACTTCCTGATGCACTGGATCTCGGAACCGGGAACCTCTGCCGCGGAGGAGTACAGGATCGCCCAGCGCGGCTGTGAGGAGTTCCTCAAGGTTCCGGGCGTCCTGAACTGCGGCACGCACATCGGGCAGGCCTTCGCCGCGGACGAGATCGTCGGGGTCAACGCCGGCGAGCACTGGATCAGCATCGACAGGCACGCCGACTACGACAAGACGGTGGCCGCCGTCGAGGAAGTGGTTGCCGGCTACCCGGGACTGCACCGTGACGTCCAGACCTACCTGAAGGAGCGGATTGAAGAAGTCATCACCGGTGCCAGCGAGCCGATCCTGGTCCGGGTCTACGGAGATGACCTCAACGTACTCCGGGAGGAGGCACAGCGGGTCAAGGCAATCATGGACCAGATCGAGGGCACCGAGAACGCGCACGTGTCCCTCGAGGTGGAGGTCCCCCAGATCGCCGTCACGGTGAACCTTGCCGCGGCACAAAAGTTCGGGCTTAAGCCCGGTGACGTCCGGCGCGCGGCCGCCACCCT from Arthrobacter sp. NicSoilB8 harbors:
- a CDS encoding SRPBCC family protein, whose product is MSTFEISRSAVIPAPAEDIFPLVNSFREWTKWSPWEAVDPAMERSYSGSESGVGAKYAWSGNRKAGSGTMEIVDTDRPRSIKVRLEFTKPFKAVNPTSFTFAPSAGGTQVTWTMTGENKGIGKVFALFMNMDKVVGADFEKGLASLAAAAAPRKA
- a CDS encoding DUF5671 domain-containing protein, whose translation is MSAQRTVRRLITYALLFALVVTAAVGLGGLLGRLLVTGTELATDDVAGLARSLAFALIGGPLAALLWWAVWRRLDDPEERSAIGWGLYLAGAYLLALLIASTNVLNTISSLIGGQGPEWRLSLATGLVWAAVWAWHRWMWRHPRKSPTELADVPTVLGSVLGLVLGVGGAVAALSTLLDAALRGSTTEVSVGKPWWVSALQSLVWAVGGTAVWWWHWRHDGGRRLRTGLADVALITVGVLGAGVLTLGGAGVALFVVLRLLFDRTEPLELLLEPLAPAVSAAAIGTLVWVYHRKIARGRSEATLQGGRLVTSGVALVAAASGIGVIVNSVLAMTATPLAGAGARTLLLAGISSLLVGGPVWWLAWRPLEPAAAGAGLNARRIYLVAVFGLSAVVAVVTLLVIGFRMFEFFLGDVSGGSLVDRIRAPLGLLVATGLVSGYHFAVWRQDRVLSAAGPAAAGPVRPRTIGHVILVAGSDSAPLRRVIDEVTGAGVTVWKRADGGADGGADGGVAGVAGGEVAGNTGAQEEQLAAALEGVAAARVLVVADQHGGIDVIPLQG
- a CDS encoding DUF5129 domain-containing protein — protein: MGIMRKALAVVVVLLIGLLGGAAAALAVTPTAVVVEDRAGVLDQKTLLPAVESTDFYQPTKVAVYTYNGTAADNLNEEVLRFARAEHPEWISPDGQKWADGLFIFALDPVGRHVGTYMGEDRKVSPEQREDIQNASKELLRDAQWTDGTIAGIRRGAELINQPWYRSTAFLVTAWTAVIAAVCGAAAWLIVRWRTRVSSREELARGDASYANVSMDLQVTELNASTIPESSRYGSTVLEKHRTFLNRYNTATELSNQVHALSSRDLSRRPNLKLVRSYADAAAELDVLDDVIADTNALLNRGASWPAAWDHQLAPFRSDLNSLEELLSQRRAEGASATAAALRSFRDESRSDLERWSSELADGSITPETALDRLRDARTHLSELLKDHADTVIDAYARNEKEAGLMRKDMESAQAGTKARYGRAYEPSILGTVYPSYYFFSVPSFNSGFSTGVSSVSSARGGGATTGYGSSGGSFSGSGSSSSF
- a CDS encoding DUF1918 domain-containing protein, giving the protein MKAVAGDRIIIRGTTVESTDRHGLILEVKGADGAPPYLVRFDDGHETIMFPGGDFVVERTGGGP
- a CDS encoding efflux RND transporter permease subunit, translated to MMSAILRWVLQFRILVLAAAAGILALGLTSLPSMSVDAFPEFAPPQVEIQTEALGLSAAEVEQLITSPMEADLLNGVAWVEAIRSKSVPGLSSIQMVFKPGTDLFRARQLVSERLTQARALPNVSAAPVLMQPLSSTSRVMMIRLTSKDMSAIDMSVLARWTMKPGLLAVPGVANVAIWGQRDQQLQVLVDPAQLQAKGVTLDEVIKTTGNSVWVSPLSYLEASTPGTGGFFETGHQRIGVQHVLPITTPEDLGQVPIEGPAGNILLKDVATVATDHQPLIGDALLSKEAELLLVIEKFPETNTMDVTRGVDEALRALQPGLPGVTIDTSVYRQASFIDEEVGTLGIALLITLLLIVALFGAFFHSWRTALISLITIPVSLTAAALVLDWRGTGMNTMVLAGMVLALAVIVGDVAEDLNGIARARNAGPGSGSGKETADGGTDAAPAQDRQRRESVIPEALRTVRTPILYALLIMALAVTPALFIAGENGALFGPLVQSFLIALVVAMIVALTVTAALAFVLPAGSGAPDRRPLKRLEGGYGRFVTRLAGKTRWVFAAAAVVALAGLALAPQLTGSRPVVPVLADKTLVVHWNAIAGTSDQEMSRITEAAAVELRALPGVANVGGHIGRAITSDQVGDVSSGELWVTVAADASYADTAAAVDRVIAGYPGLSSKISTYPQERIDQIREEGDSGFAVRVFGLDPAILRQKAAEVQRILEHTDGVVNPHVDLPAEQPIAEVKVNLAAAQKAGVVPGDVRRAAAALVQGIEVGNLYEQQKVFSVIVKGTEATHNSLDSLRNLIIDTPNGGHARLGDVAQVTMVANESVILHDDTSRRIDVKADIQGRPLGDIQRDIDAGLQQMQFPMSYHAEILTQYAQQQSNYQWLWLLAAVAAAGILVLLQTATRSWRLAAPLLLGLILALSGGVLAAQVTGGVNSLVALVAFAAVLGIAVRGALLLTGHVRSLRAADASAPWPALVVRGTRERLGPVVVSTLITGLALLPLVLAGGVVGTEIIQPLAVIIWGGLLTTTFFTLVVVPAVLLGYEPKQALSERTGPGTAERTESQDAS
- a CDS encoding efflux RND transporter permease subunit; its protein translation is MRWLIGISLRFRTVVVALACAVMLLGSLQLSAASVDVFPEFAPPRVEIQTACLGLTAQEVEELVSVPIEAAVSGMPGLDEIRSKSVPQLSSIVLLFHQGTDLLNARQLVSERMASVTAALPTWAAPPVMLQPLSATSRVMKIGMTSSEHSLIEMSMLSYWTIRARLLRVPGVANVAIWGERLQMLQVQVEPDKLKAQNVSLNQVMEVTAGALDAGLLKYSPGRFIGTGGFIDSPSQRMGVRHVQPIQTPADLAQVTIREKDGVALHLGDVAQVVEDHQPLIGDAVINNGHGLMLIVEKLPWGNTLDVTRGVEEALHELQPGLSGIHFDTTIFRPASFVEEAISNLSVALLLGCLLVVMILIAFLFQWRTALISIIAIPLSLLTAALVLYFTSSAINTMVLAGLVIAVGVVVDDAIIDVENIMRRLRQRRAQGINGSGSDESASSVVLKASLEMRSPIVYATLIIVVAAVPIFFLDGLTGVFFRPLAVAYTLAVLASMLVALTVTPALALILLGNAKLEERDPPLVRVLKRGYHTALSKAMNRPRYGYVGFGVLATVGLVIAPLMGSSLFPTFKERDFLMHWISEPGTSAAEEYRIAQRGCEEFLKVPGVLNCGTHIGQAFAADEIVGVNAGEHWISIDRHADYDKTVAAVEEVVAGYPGLHRDVQTYLKERIEEVITGASEPILVRVYGDDLNVLREEAQRVKAIMDQIEGTENAHVSLEVEVPQIAVTVNLAAAQKFGLKPGDVRRAAATLVAGEEVGDVFRDGRAYDVQVWSTPATRSSVTSIEDLPIDTPSGQRVRLADVATVSLQPTPNQIDRTNGSRRVETGAFLAQGADLGTVVSELKSRLEKLDLPTGYSVQLLGEYTEREAAANRLMIYSLAALAVILLLLQASFRSWRLAVLSLLTLPVALVGGVIAAYLTGGVLSLGSLVGFLTVMGIAARNGILLINHCQHLETYEGEAFGRTLVLRGAAERLSPILMTTLATALALVPLVVMGNIPGHEIEHPMAVVILGGLVTSTLLNLFIVPSLYLRFAKSKKTLEKERAAAGPVTA